The following coding sequences lie in one Sedimentibacter sp. MB35-C1 genomic window:
- a CDS encoding ABC transporter permease translates to MLKKIFAIFGRDINMSIRDFMSLMMIAIPIIMAIAVNLFAPGIEDTTVNLAFLKGENPEMVSYLKEYANVQQYEDYEALKTRIMKRDNLIGIVGEGSDSYILVQGNEPNEVVEYAKVLKTFFEYDRQPEDSTATIKEFGVKTPPVKMLWANIGILLMTVLAGMLISLNIVDEKMDNTVSAINVTPVSRMVWIFSKSLLGILLALAGCIAMLLIMGVTGNINFIQLLIFVLVSSLISIMIGFLEGLTSDDVMTAMASTKMIMLPLAASVAGYEFLATKWQWVLYWSPFYWIYKGNIAILNGSMTWINLLLTSGIVLAITALVFAYTAPRIRKGLEH, encoded by the coding sequence ATGTTAAAAAAGATATTTGCTATATTTGGAAGGGACATTAATATGAGTATACGGGATTTTATGTCCCTTATGATGATTGCTATCCCCATTATTATGGCCATTGCGGTAAATCTATTCGCACCCGGAATCGAAGATACCACCGTTAATCTTGCCTTCCTCAAAGGGGAAAACCCGGAAATGGTTTCATATCTCAAAGAATATGCCAATGTTCAACAGTATGAGGACTACGAAGCGCTTAAGACACGGATCATGAAAAGGGATAATCTTATTGGCATCGTCGGTGAAGGAAGTGACTCCTATATTCTGGTACAGGGCAACGAGCCAAATGAGGTGGTGGAATATGCCAAGGTACTCAAGACCTTCTTCGAATACGACCGCCAGCCAGAAGATTCCACTGCGACGATAAAAGAGTTTGGTGTAAAGACACCGCCTGTCAAGATGCTGTGGGCAAACATTGGAATTCTTCTAATGACTGTACTGGCAGGCATGCTAATTTCATTGAATATCGTGGACGAGAAGATGGACAATACCGTCAGCGCAATCAACGTAACACCTGTTTCGCGTATGGTATGGATATTCAGTAAAAGCCTGCTCGGTATCTTATTAGCGCTGGCAGGCTGTATAGCCATGTTACTGATTATGGGAGTAACGGGTAATATTAACTTTATCCAGCTGTTAATCTTTGTGTTAGTCTCTTCGCTGATAAGCATTATGATTGGCTTCCTGGAAGGGCTAACCAGCGATGATGTTATGACGGCAATGGCATCTACCAAGATGATTATGCTCCCGTTAGCGGCGTCGGTCGCCGGATACGAATTTCTAGCGACTAAATGGCAGTGGGTGCTGTATTGGTCTCCCTTCTACTGGATATACAAGGGCAACATCGCCATCCTAAACGGTAGTATGACATGGATTAATCTTCTGCTGACCAGCGGTATCGTACTAGCAATTACAGCTCTGGTATTCGCCTATACGGCTCCCCGCATACGCAAGGGGCTGGAACACTGA
- a CDS encoding carboxylesterase, with translation MKKQNIKIENIPAVLYGDTSINLYLYIHGKCGYKEEAEAFAEIVCPKGYQVLSIDLPGHGERKDEMDLFVPWKIVPELRFVMEFAKESWNQISLRANSIGAWFGMQAFYNETLVKNLFVSPVLDMEQLIKDMMQWASITEKDLEEQKVIPTSFGETLDWEYYQYAKMHPIADWKAPTAILYASKDNLTSRYIVDNFVSCFKNELTVMEDGEHWFHTPEQLMVLRRWESENY, from the coding sequence ATGAAAAAACAAAACATAAAAATAGAAAATATTCCGGCAGTCTTATATGGAGATACATCAATAAATTTATATCTTTATATTCACGGTAAATGTGGCTATAAGGAAGAGGCAGAGGCTTTTGCAGAGATTGTCTGTCCCAAGGGGTATCAAGTTCTTAGCATTGATTTGCCTGGACACGGAGAGCGGAAAGATGAGATGGATTTGTTTGTGCCGTGGAAAATAGTGCCGGAACTGAGATTTGTTATGGAATTTGCAAAAGAGAGTTGGAATCAGATTTCCTTGAGAGCTAATAGCATAGGAGCATGGTTTGGAATGCAAGCGTTTTATAATGAAACCTTGGTGAAGAACCTGTTTGTTTCCCCTGTTCTAGATATGGAACAATTAATAAAGGATATGATGCAATGGGCATCAATAACTGAAAAAGATTTAGAAGAACAAAAAGTGATACCAACCAGTTTTGGAGAAACTTTGGATTGGGAGTATTATCAGTATGCTAAGATGCATCCGATAGCAGATTGGAAGGCACCAACAGCAATTCTTTATGCAAGTAAAGATAATCTTACCAGTCGATATATTGTGGATAATTTTGTTAGCTGTTTTAAAAATGAACTGACGGTGATGGAGGATGGTGAGCATTGGTTCCATACACCAGAGCAGCTTATGGTATTAAGACGATGGGAAAGTGAGAATTATTAA
- a CDS encoding ABC transporter permease has product MKLWSSFVKELTIALRGFYFYIEIAMAFIMLLLLLFVVPEQFNSKENEYLYLDFPTASIKKSYIEAFEDLDGQPEVVTLKVEKNEINTLLYETANKKIYLLESEEDMILLAENKHEIGAAVTMDEGNYEMHYTYYLQGNETDRLKSLLMIIHGQDDELLSNAVENQEIRSLSNAGTQLTDRENLLPVFLTFNGALMGFFIIAAYIFLDKKEGVIKAYAVTPSPVWKYLLSKVMVLTTTMLLTSLVIIVPLMGMRINYLMLLAFLIPTGLFASGLGLMIAGYYNSMVKSFGVMYLIMIAMGIPVLAYFSPSWDPLWLKFIPSYYIVSGFKEIFINGDMGFVLLIALGYLAAAVLLFAWSNARFKRTLLV; this is encoded by the coding sequence ATGAAGCTGTGGTCCAGTTTCGTCAAAGAACTAACTATCGCATTACGGGGATTCTATTTCTACATCGAGATAGCGATGGCATTTATCATGCTGTTGTTACTGTTGTTTGTAGTGCCGGAACAATTTAACAGCAAAGAAAATGAATATCTGTATCTGGACTTTCCGACTGCATCTATTAAAAAATCATACATTGAAGCATTCGAAGATTTGGACGGACAGCCGGAGGTCGTAACACTGAAAGTTGAAAAAAATGAAATCAACACCCTGCTCTATGAAACGGCGAATAAGAAGATCTATCTCTTGGAGTCCGAGGAAGACATGATACTACTGGCCGAAAATAAGCATGAGATTGGCGCCGCCGTCACCATGGACGAAGGCAACTACGAAATGCATTACACCTACTATCTGCAGGGTAATGAAACAGATAGGCTAAAAAGTTTGCTGATGATCATCCACGGACAGGATGACGAGCTGCTTAGCAATGCGGTGGAAAATCAGGAGATACGCAGTCTATCCAATGCAGGCACACAACTTACCGACAGAGAAAATCTGCTGCCCGTTTTTCTAACATTCAACGGGGCTCTGATGGGCTTTTTTATCATTGCAGCTTACATTTTTCTGGATAAAAAGGAAGGCGTTATAAAAGCCTATGCCGTCACACCGTCCCCGGTGTGGAAGTACCTGCTGAGCAAGGTCATGGTTCTGACAACAACTATGCTGCTGACATCCCTTGTAATAATCGTACCGTTAATGGGTATGCGTATCAATTACTTGATGCTGCTAGCTTTTCTGATACCTACGGGGCTGTTTGCCTCCGGGCTGGGCCTTATGATAGCAGGATACTATAACAGCATGGTCAAATCATTTGGGGTCATGTACCTGATTATGATCGCAATGGGCATTCCGGTCCTTGCATACTTCTCGCCAAGCTGGGACCCCTTGTGGCTGAAGTTCATCCCCAGCTACTATATCGTATCCGGTTTCAAAGAAATTTTTATTAATGGCGATATGGGATTTGTCCTGCTGATTGCACTGGGATATCTTGCGGCAGCCGTCCTTCTGTTCGCATGGTCGAATGCCCGCTTTAAGCGGACACTATTGGTATAG
- a CDS encoding ABC transporter ATP-binding protein, with translation MITVEHLYHSYSNDETYAVKDVSFEIPKGEVFGFLGPSGAGKSTTQGILTGLLKLQKGHVTVAGYDIEKIKQEMFNQIGVSFEQSNVYSKMTALENLKFYAKLFDVPTRNPQKLLELVGLNSKGDIRASEFSKGMKHRLTFARSMLNNPELWFLDEPTTGLDPAIASIIKGIIREENKKGVTIFLTTHNMYIADELCDRVAFIVEGEIKLIDSPKNLKLKYGQDLVKVEYGENSRLQSETLSTIDEKDKKKLIELIEKENIRTMHTKEATLEEIFIKVTGRELM, from the coding sequence ATGATCACAGTAGAACACCTATATCATTCCTATTCCAATGACGAAACATATGCCGTTAAAGATGTAAGCTTCGAGATTCCCAAGGGCGAAGTCTTTGGTTTCCTTGGCCCGTCTGGGGCTGGAAAATCAACGACCCAGGGTATTCTCACAGGGCTTTTGAAATTGCAGAAAGGCCATGTTACAGTAGCCGGTTACGATATAGAAAAGATTAAACAGGAAATGTTCAATCAGATTGGCGTTTCCTTCGAGCAATCCAATGTATACAGCAAAATGACTGCTTTAGAGAATCTAAAATTTTATGCCAAACTGTTTGATGTTCCTACAAGAAACCCCCAAAAACTGTTAGAGTTGGTAGGCCTGAACAGCAAGGGTGATATCCGAGCCAGTGAATTTTCTAAGGGAATGAAGCATCGGCTCACATTTGCCCGTTCCATGCTTAACAATCCTGAACTGTGGTTTTTGGATGAACCCACCACCGGATTGGATCCTGCCATTGCCTCGATTATTAAAGGTATTATCAGAGAAGAGAATAAGAAGGGAGTCACTATTTTTCTAACTACTCACAACATGTATATCGCCGATGAGCTGTGTGATCGCGTAGCTTTTATTGTCGAAGGTGAGATCAAGCTTATCGATAGTCCCAAAAATTTGAAGCTCAAGTACGGTCAAGACTTGGTCAAAGTGGAATATGGAGAAAACAGCCGTTTACAAAGTGAAACCTTATCCACCATCGATGAAAAGGACAAAAAAAAGCTCATAGAGCTGATTGAAAAAGAGAATATACGTACCATGCATACCAAAGAGGCAACACTTGAAGAAATTTTCATAAAAGTGACCGGAAGGGAGCTGATGTAA
- a CDS encoding bifunctional 2-polyprenyl-6-hydroxyphenol methylase/3-demethylubiquinol 3-O-methyltransferase UbiG: MDNYYAGKLNSQMLYQVYETQIPRVKQYLQAEIDFVKENLSKTQSVLELGAGYGRIIKELAPFCGSIVGIDISVESVELGREYLKDCPNASIVAMNVHKMNFHRPFDVILCLQNGLSAMRADSTVINKILETLAPGGTAYFSSYSAKFWDFRLKWFEEQSSKGLLGEIDYAKTQNGVIVCKGGFEATTYSPEDLQKIGEESGCPYWVQEVDESSLFLIIHKN, encoded by the coding sequence ATGGATAATTACTATGCCGGAAAATTAAATTCTCAAATGTTGTATCAAGTATATGAAACACAAATTCCTCGTGTCAAGCAGTACTTACAAGCGGAGATAGATTTTGTCAAGGAAAATCTATCAAAAACACAAAGCGTTTTGGAGCTTGGAGCCGGATATGGTCGAATTATTAAGGAATTGGCTCCCTTCTGCGGATCTATTGTCGGAATAGATATCTCGGTGGAAAGCGTTGAGTTAGGCAGAGAGTATCTCAAAGACTGCCCAAACGCGAGCATAGTTGCGATGAATGTCCACAAAATGAACTTCCATAGGCCATTTGATGTCATTTTATGCCTGCAAAACGGGTTGTCTGCCATGCGTGCTGATTCCACCGTAATTAATAAAATTCTTGAAACGTTGGCACCGGGCGGGACGGCTTATTTCAGCAGTTATAGTGCTAAATTTTGGGATTTTCGCCTGAAATGGTTTGAAGAGCAATCCTCCAAAGGGCTTTTGGGTGAAATTGACTATGCAAAAACCCAAAACGGTGTGATTGTCTGCAAAGGAGGCTTTGAGGCAACAACCTATTCACCTGAGGACTTACAGAAAATTGGCGAGGAGTCAGGATGTCCCTACTGGGTGCAAGAGGTGGATGAATCTAGCCTATTTCTAATTATCCATAAGAACTGA